A genomic stretch from Arthrobacter sp. KBS0702 includes:
- a CDS encoding NAD-glutamate dehydrogenase: MVREKVDAVLRDAGFPPDSHSGKDLLGILETYPRDELFQIEIPDLAAIATGIQRLQERRRTRLFLRPDIYGRFMSALVYLPRDRYTTNVRLRIEQELRETFNAVSIDYEARMTESALARLFFRIRLPKDADVSHVNSDELEKRLVRAARSWSEGIAEVLRARAGADGENGAKELAAEWAEAFPASYRVDYEVEDALEDIARFEKYGAAAERAGEGLAERPGVHVYLPEGAGATLEEDARVKLYMLEPKSLSQILPYFHNLGLEVLDERPFEIETAGHRDFFLYDLGLKYPAGVDPVSTGDLLGESFGAAVSGVVESDSFDRLVLREGMPWRQVVVLRAYAKYMRQMGNTNSFEFMADTLLANPDVTRGLNALFAARFDPALPAAEREQRQDSVRASLDTAIEQVATLDADRVLRTFKNLIQATLRTNFYQNKTHVSFKLDPSGIDGLPFPRPMFEIWVYSPRVEGVHLRFGKVARGGLRWSDRREDFRTEILGLVKAQTVKNAVIVPTGAKGGFYAKQLPDPAADRAAWMAEGVESYKTFIRGLLDITDNLVTTPEGETLVPPADVVRHDDDDSYLVVAADKGTASFSDIANGLAAEYGFWLGDAFASGGSVGYDHKAMGITARGAWESVKRHFSELDLDTQAEPFTVVGVGDMSGDVFGNGMLLSRHIRLLAAFDHRHIFLDPNPDEAASFAERQRLFELPRSSWDDYNKSLISEGGGVFPRQAKSIPVSTQVQAALGLPEGTTRLSPPELLRAILLAPADLLYNGGIGTYVKASTETNAQVGDKANDAIRVDGRELRVKVVGEGGNLGMTQRGRIEAALQGVILNTDAIDNSAGVDCSDHEVNIKIFVDRMVAAGKLEPAERAEFLSSMTEEVGRLVLEDNIDQNILLLNDRMRVSEWSPSYERLMDWLEKSADLKRELEALPTTETLRERLEQGQGLTSPELSVLAAYAKIELASALRDSDLAEDPWFRETLRAYFPKQLRERFDAELDSHPLRREIIATVVANDMINMGGITFAFRAMEETSAAEAAVAKAFVALREVYELDIMVAELNELPASFPTEHWSTVHLDIRRLLDRAVRWILSQGNAARPIAEIVAEFKPLMDPMRARLLDYLRGDDRERVAQWLEKARSWELPEDLAHRWAELFESFVLLDIAKIVHVSPEPVENIAHVYYTVFNRFHADSLLERITKLPRRDRWQALARAALRDDLYSTVSDMTTAVLEATPADMPAEERLVAWESQNVEQLGRAKSMFDEVNALEADDMASLSVALRLLRSIVRR; encoded by the coding sequence GTGGTGCGCGAGAAGGTCGATGCCGTGCTGCGCGACGCAGGGTTCCCGCCCGACTCCCACTCCGGCAAGGACCTGCTCGGCATCCTAGAGACGTACCCGCGGGATGAGCTCTTTCAGATCGAAATCCCCGACCTGGCCGCCATTGCCACCGGCATTCAGCGGCTGCAGGAACGCCGCCGGACCCGGCTGTTCCTCCGCCCGGATATCTACGGCCGCTTCATGTCCGCGCTCGTCTACCTGCCCCGCGACCGGTACACCACCAACGTGCGGCTGCGCATCGAGCAGGAACTGCGGGAGACCTTCAACGCGGTCTCGATCGACTATGAGGCGCGGATGACCGAATCCGCCCTCGCCCGGCTCTTCTTCCGGATCCGGCTGCCCAAGGACGCCGACGTCAGCCACGTCAACAGCGACGAGCTGGAGAAGCGCCTGGTCCGGGCGGCCCGGTCCTGGAGCGAAGGCATCGCCGAGGTGCTCCGCGCCCGGGCTGGCGCCGACGGCGAGAACGGCGCCAAGGAACTCGCCGCCGAGTGGGCCGAAGCGTTCCCCGCCAGCTACCGCGTGGACTACGAAGTCGAGGACGCCCTCGAGGACATTGCACGCTTCGAGAAGTACGGCGCAGCCGCCGAGCGTGCCGGCGAGGGCCTCGCGGAGCGCCCCGGCGTGCACGTCTACCTGCCCGAGGGCGCCGGCGCCACGCTGGAGGAAGACGCCCGCGTCAAGCTGTACATGCTCGAGCCCAAGAGCCTGAGCCAGATCCTGCCGTACTTCCATAACCTCGGCCTCGAGGTCCTGGACGAACGCCCCTTCGAGATCGAGACCGCCGGGCACCGCGACTTCTTCCTCTACGACCTCGGCCTGAAGTACCCGGCCGGGGTGGACCCGGTCAGCACCGGCGACCTGCTGGGCGAGTCGTTCGGCGCGGCCGTCTCCGGCGTGGTGGAATCGGACAGCTTCGACCGGCTGGTGCTCCGTGAGGGCATGCCCTGGCGCCAGGTGGTCGTGCTCCGCGCCTACGCCAAGTACATGCGCCAGATGGGCAACACCAACTCCTTCGAGTTCATGGCGGACACGCTGCTGGCGAACCCGGACGTGACCCGCGGGCTGAACGCGCTCTTCGCCGCCCGCTTCGACCCCGCGCTGCCCGCCGCGGAACGCGAACAGCGCCAGGACAGCGTCCGCGCCAGCCTGGACACCGCGATCGAACAGGTCGCCACGCTCGACGCCGACCGGGTGCTGCGCACCTTCAAGAACCTGATCCAGGCCACGCTCCGGACCAACTTCTACCAGAACAAGACGCACGTCAGCTTCAAGCTGGATCCCTCCGGCATCGACGGCCTGCCGTTCCCGCGGCCCATGTTCGAGATCTGGGTATACTCGCCCCGGGTCGAGGGCGTGCACCTGCGCTTCGGCAAGGTGGCCCGCGGCGGGCTCCGCTGGTCGGACCGCCGGGAGGATTTCCGTACCGAAATCCTGGGCCTGGTCAAGGCGCAGACCGTCAAGAACGCCGTGATCGTGCCCACCGGCGCCAAGGGCGGCTTCTACGCCAAGCAGCTTCCGGATCCCGCGGCGGACCGCGCCGCCTGGATGGCCGAGGGCGTGGAGAGCTACAAGACGTTCATCCGCGGCCTGCTCGACATCACCGACAACCTCGTCACCACGCCGGAAGGCGAAACCCTGGTGCCGCCCGCCGACGTCGTCCGGCACGACGACGACGATTCCTACCTCGTCGTCGCGGCGGACAAGGGAACGGCCTCGTTCTCCGACATCGCCAACGGCCTCGCCGCCGAATACGGCTTCTGGCTCGGCGACGCGTTCGCCTCCGGCGGCTCCGTCGGCTACGACCACAAGGCCATGGGCATCACCGCCCGCGGCGCGTGGGAATCCGTCAAACGCCACTTCAGCGAGCTGGACCTGGACACCCAGGCCGAGCCGTTCACCGTCGTCGGCGTCGGCGACATGTCCGGGGACGTCTTCGGCAATGGCATGCTGCTCTCGCGGCACATCCGCCTGCTCGCAGCCTTCGACCACCGGCACATCTTCCTGGATCCGAACCCCGATGAGGCGGCCTCCTTCGCGGAGCGTCAGCGGCTCTTCGAACTGCCGCGCTCTTCGTGGGACGACTACAACAAGTCGCTGATCAGTGAAGGCGGCGGAGTGTTCCCCCGCCAGGCCAAGTCCATTCCGGTGTCCACGCAGGTCCAGGCCGCCCTCGGCCTGCCGGAGGGGACCACCCGGCTCAGCCCGCCGGAACTGCTCCGTGCGATCCTGCTGGCCCCCGCCGACCTGCTCTACAACGGCGGCATCGGCACCTACGTCAAGGCATCCACCGAGACCAACGCCCAGGTCGGTGACAAGGCCAACGATGCCATCCGCGTCGACGGTAGGGAGCTGCGCGTGAAAGTGGTCGGCGAAGGCGGAAACCTCGGCATGACCCAGCGCGGGCGTATCGAGGCCGCGCTGCAGGGCGTCATCCTCAACACGGACGCCATCGACAACTCGGCAGGCGTGGACTGCTCCGACCACGAGGTCAACATCAAGATCTTCGTGGACCGGATGGTGGCCGCCGGCAAACTGGAGCCGGCCGAACGCGCCGAGTTCCTCTCCTCGATGACCGAGGAAGTCGGCCGCCTGGTGCTCGAGGACAACATCGACCAGAACATCCTGCTGCTCAACGACCGGATGCGGGTTTCCGAATGGAGCCCCAGCTACGAGCGGCTGATGGACTGGCTGGAGAAATCCGCCGACCTCAAGCGCGAGCTGGAGGCGCTGCCGACCACCGAGACCCTGCGCGAGCGCCTCGAGCAGGGCCAGGGCCTGACCTCGCCGGAGCTCTCCGTGCTGGCCGCCTACGCCAAGATCGAACTCGCCTCCGCGCTGCGCGACAGCGATCTCGCGGAGGATCCGTGGTTCCGCGAGACCCTGCGCGCCTACTTCCCGAAGCAGCTGCGGGAACGTTTCGACGCCGAACTGGACAGCCACCCGCTGCGCCGGGAGATCATCGCGACAGTGGTCGCGAACGACATGATCAACATGGGCGGCATCACCTTCGCATTCCGCGCCATGGAGGAGACGTCGGCCGCAGAGGCTGCCGTCGCCAAGGCGTTCGTGGCCCTCCGCGAGGTCTACGAACTCGACATCATGGTTGCCGAGCTCAACGAGCTGCCGGCGTCGTTCCCGACCGAACACTGGAGCACGGTCCACCTGGACATCCGCCGGCTGCTGGACCGGGCGGTGCGGTGGATCCTGAGCCAGGGCAACGCCGCGCGGCCGATCGCCGAGATCGTGGCCGAATTCAAGCCGCTGATGGACCCGATGCGGGCACGGCTGCTGGACTACCTGCGCGGCGATGACCGCGAGCGGGTGGCCCAGTGGCTCGAGAAAGCCCGGAGCTGGGAGCTGCCCGAGGACCTGGCGCACCGCTGGGCGGAGCTGTTCGAGAGCTTCGTGCTGCTGGACATCGCCAAGATTGTGCATGTCAGCCCCGAGCCGGTGGAGAACATCGCGCACGTCTACTACACGGTCTTCAACCGGTTCCACGCCGATTCGCTGCTCGAACGCATCACGAAGCTGCCGAGGAGGGACCGCTGGCAGGCCCTGGCACGCGCGGCCCTGCGCGACGACCTGTACTCGACCGTCTCTGACATGACGACGGCGGTCCTGGAGGCGACGCCGGCGGATATGCCCGCGGAGGAACGGCTGGTGGCCTGGGAAAGCCAGAACGTCGAGCAGCTGGGCCGGGCCAAGAGCATGTTTGACGAGGTGAACGCGCTCGAGGCCGATGACATGGCCTCACTCTCGGTAGCATTGAGGCTCTTGAGGTCAATCGTTCGACGCTAG
- a CDS encoding P-loop NTPase produces MGIPVVTVGRTLDDLVGGLERLHGPVSVVRRCAELAELLAACQTGLARAAVVADGSGELTASLVDRLSAVGVAVVALSDSPEETARLQGIGVTVEGSAVEAEALAALIAGAVAQISTPGPGPAASAFADHATAFRPPDGRPGTAPGAASGAGAAQGRPGEPGTGRIIAVWGPAGAPGRTLVAANIAGELAAEGKSVLLVDADSYGASVAAVLGLLDEAAGLAQACRLADQGVLDGPALLRIAAPVATRAGSFRVLTGITRADRWTELRAAALSLVYQRAREVAEVTVIDVGFCLEADEELSFDSMAPRRNAATLRSLELADTVYAVGAADPVGVPRLVRALAELDAAVPQASPRVVLNKVRASAVGRLPERQLRDAWSRYGPATPLEAFLPADPAACDAALLAGSLLLESAPDSALRKALAALVCAPVQRNRKSSVLSSTAKRRAKD; encoded by the coding sequence ATGGGCATCCCGGTGGTGACCGTGGGACGGACCCTGGACGACCTGGTCGGCGGGCTGGAGCGGCTGCACGGGCCGGTGTCGGTGGTCCGGCGTTGTGCTGAACTCGCCGAACTGCTCGCAGCGTGCCAGACGGGGCTGGCGCGGGCCGCCGTCGTCGCGGACGGCAGCGGGGAACTGACCGCCTCGCTCGTGGACCGCCTGTCTGCCGTGGGCGTCGCCGTGGTGGCCCTGAGCGACAGCCCGGAGGAAACGGCCAGGCTGCAGGGGATCGGCGTGACCGTGGAGGGGTCCGCGGTGGAGGCCGAGGCGCTCGCCGCCCTGATCGCCGGCGCCGTGGCACAGATCTCGACGCCGGGGCCCGGCCCGGCGGCCAGCGCCTTCGCTGACCATGCCACGGCGTTCCGCCCCCCGGACGGCAGGCCCGGCACTGCGCCCGGTGCCGCGTCCGGTGCCGGCGCCGCACAGGGCCGGCCGGGGGAGCCGGGCACGGGTCGCATCATCGCCGTCTGGGGCCCTGCCGGCGCGCCGGGCCGGACCCTGGTGGCCGCCAACATCGCCGGGGAACTGGCGGCCGAGGGCAAATCGGTGCTGCTGGTCGACGCCGACAGCTACGGGGCGAGCGTGGCTGCCGTGCTGGGACTGCTGGACGAGGCGGCCGGGCTCGCTCAGGCCTGCCGGCTGGCGGACCAGGGTGTGCTCGACGGCCCGGCCCTGCTTCGGATCGCTGCGCCGGTGGCAACCCGCGCCGGATCGTTCCGCGTCCTCACCGGCATCACCCGCGCCGACCGCTGGACCGAACTTCGGGCCGCGGCACTCTCGCTGGTCTACCAGCGGGCCCGGGAGGTCGCCGAGGTCACGGTGATCGACGTGGGCTTCTGCCTGGAAGCCGACGAGGAGCTCAGCTTCGATTCGATGGCGCCGCGCCGGAACGCCGCCACCCTGCGGAGCCTGGAACTGGCCGACACCGTCTATGCCGTCGGCGCCGCCGACCCGGTGGGAGTGCCGCGGCTGGTCCGCGCCCTGGCCGAACTCGACGCCGCCGTTCCGCAAGCGTCGCCGCGCGTCGTGCTGAACAAGGTGAGGGCCTCCGCCGTCGGACGCCTGCCGGAGCGCCAGCTCCGCGACGCCTGGTCACGTTACGGCCCCGCGACACCGCTGGAAGCGTTCCTCCCGGCCGATCCGGCGGCCTGCGACGCCGCCCTCCTGGCCGGCTCGCTGCTGCTCGAAAGTGCCCCCGACTCGGCCCTCCGCAAGGCCCTCGCTGCTCTGGTTTGTGCACCTGTCCAGCGAAATCGCAAATCCTCTGTTCTTTCTTCCACAGCAAAGCGGCGGGCGAAAGACTAG
- a CDS encoding helix-turn-helix domain-containing protein — translation MPRFLTLADVAEQLQINSPAAYALVRSGQLKAIQVGGRGQWRVEETMLEQYIQERYAEASRMIDEAKAKGS, via the coding sequence ATGCCCCGATTCCTGACCCTCGCGGACGTTGCCGAGCAGCTCCAGATCAACTCGCCCGCCGCCTATGCCCTGGTCCGCAGCGGACAGCTGAAGGCCATCCAGGTGGGCGGCCGCGGCCAGTGGCGGGTCGAGGAGACCATGCTTGAGCAGTACATCCAGGAGCGCTACGCCGAAGCAAGCCGCATGATCGACGAGGCCAAGGCCAAGGGCAGCTGA
- a CDS encoding LysM peptidoglycan-binding domain-containing protein — protein MASKDSSGVVPGRGLGADAAMASVILLLGGFLAGTGAGLVQRLNASAARRQSLSFEDHIGVAANTVGLIVVVWWALSFLIAFAAALLEHCGRLRAAAAAGKFSPAFMRRLALAAVGLQLVTAPLAHAAPVAAGPGMDPPAAAAAWVPTGAPVPEPATPSSGPASLGLDPHWMPVPPPVDPYTFAARQLRPLDPGQPPLQVPAQGPAAGTPEVTVRAGDSLWSICAAELGPLASDVDIALAWPRLYQANRDVIGGDPGLLLPGQVLRLPANL, from the coding sequence GTGGCTAGCAAGGATTCTTCCGGCGTCGTCCCCGGGCGCGGTCTGGGCGCCGACGCGGCCATGGCGTCCGTCATCCTGCTTCTGGGAGGCTTCCTGGCCGGGACGGGTGCCGGGCTCGTGCAGCGGCTCAATGCCTCCGCGGCGCGGCGCCAGTCCCTCTCGTTCGAGGACCACATCGGCGTCGCCGCCAACACCGTCGGCTTGATCGTGGTCGTCTGGTGGGCCCTGTCCTTCCTCATCGCCTTCGCGGCCGCGCTGCTCGAACACTGCGGCCGCCTGCGGGCCGCCGCGGCAGCCGGGAAATTCAGCCCCGCGTTTATGCGCCGGCTGGCGCTGGCCGCCGTCGGACTTCAGCTCGTGACGGCACCGTTGGCCCACGCGGCCCCGGTTGCCGCCGGACCGGGCATGGATCCCCCCGCCGCGGCCGCGGCCTGGGTGCCCACCGGCGCCCCGGTCCCGGAGCCCGCTACACCTTCCTCCGGTCCGGCCAGCCTTGGCCTCGACCCGCACTGGATGCCGGTTCCGCCGCCGGTGGATCCGTACACCTTCGCGGCCCGGCAGCTGCGGCCGCTGGATCCAGGCCAGCCGCCGTTACAGGTGCCCGCGCAAGGACCGGCGGCAGGCACTCCGGAGGTGACTGTCCGGGCCGGGGATTCGCTGTGGAGCATCTGCGCGGCGGAGCTGGGTCCGCTGGCATCCGACGTCGACATCGCCCTGGCGTGGCCCCGGTTGTACCAGGCCAACCGCGACGTCATCGGGGGCGATCCCGGACTGTTGCTTCCCGGGCAGGTCCTCAGGCTGCCCGCCAATCTGTGA
- a CDS encoding Rv3235 family protein: MSPLTGIRTGNAVPLPPAPPDHRVGLRPAARGPAPVLRLVDEHREVCAISRSTVQAAIEVLAGTRPAQQLARRLDERCLAALQHRAALTRRVASGTSPTAGRLHRNPAVRSVRACRVSGDVYEASAVVSDELRVRAVALRLERSRLVWRVTVLEIG; this comes from the coding sequence ATGAGCCCCCTCACCGGCATCCGCACAGGCAACGCGGTTCCCCTCCCACCGGCACCGCCGGATCACCGCGTCGGGCTCCGCCCCGCGGCCCGCGGCCCTGCGCCGGTCCTGCGGCTGGTAGATGAGCACCGCGAGGTGTGCGCCATTTCCCGCTCCACCGTGCAGGCTGCCATCGAAGTCCTCGCCGGCACCCGGCCCGCCCAGCAGCTCGCCCGCCGGCTTGATGAGCGCTGCCTGGCCGCGCTGCAGCACCGGGCCGCACTGACGCGCAGGGTCGCCTCGGGCACCTCACCGACGGCGGGCCGGCTGCACCGGAATCCGGCTGTCCGCTCGGTCCGCGCGTGCCGGGTGTCCGGGGACGTCTACGAGGCCAGCGCCGTGGTGTCGGATGAATTGCGCGTCCGTGCCGTCGCGCTGCGGCTGGAGCGGAGCCGGCTGGTGTGGCGGGTCACCGTGCTTGAGATCGGCTGA
- the secA gene encoding preprotein translocase subunit SecA, protein MASLIEKLLRTGDKKTLRQLRNYADSINALESSFQTFTDAELREETDRLRARHGDGEKLDDLLPEAFAAVREASSRTLGMRHFDVQLMGGAALHLGNIAEMKTGEGKTLVATAPAYLNALAGKGVHVITVNDYLAEYQSDLMGRVYRFLGLSSGCILSNQDPAVRREQYASDITYGTNNEFGFDYLRDNMAWDKSELVQRGHHFAIVDEVDSILIDEARTPLIISGPAQGDTNRWYSEFAKVVLRLQPDTDYEVDEKKRTVGVLEAGIEKVEDYLGIHNLYESANTPLIGFLNNAIKAKELFKRDKDYVILDGEVLIVDEHTGRILAGRRYNEGMHQAIEAKEGVEIKAENQTLATVTLQNYFRMYDKLAGMTGTAETEAAEFMSTYKLGVVAIPTNRDMQRIDQPDLVYKNEAVKFDAVVRDIAERHEKGQPVLVGTTSVEKSEYLSRLLAKEGIRHEVLNAKNHAREASIVAQAGRKGAVTVATNMAGRGTDIMLGGNAEFTAVAELAKRGLDPEENSEEYEAAWPAAFEAAKQSVKDEHEEVLNLGGLYVLGTERHESRRIDNQLRGRSGRQGDPGESRFYLSLTDDLMRLFNSGAAERLMNSSVPDDVALESKLVSRAIASAQGQVEGRNAEQRKNVLKYDDVLNRQREAIYGDRRRILEGDDLHEKVQYFLEDTITAFIDEATAEGTGDDWDFNLLWSNLKTLYPVSFTPRDVIDEAGGKSRITVDFLKEEILSDARLVYQAREELIGSESMRELERRVVLSVIGRKWQEHLYEMDYLKEGIGLRAMAQRDPLVEYQREGFIMFQAMMEAIREESVGFLFNLDVEVTPAQDVVVADAEGQHTEHRDLEVHAAGLEAPEKPAQLQYTAPGEDGAAQTRVETKSSGRSGNPAKAAQESPRRASKKKRR, encoded by the coding sequence GTGGCATCACTTATTGAAAAACTTCTCCGCACGGGTGACAAAAAGACCCTGCGGCAACTGCGGAACTATGCCGATTCCATCAATGCCCTGGAAAGCTCCTTCCAGACCTTCACCGACGCCGAACTGCGTGAAGAGACGGACCGGCTGCGTGCCCGCCACGGCGACGGCGAGAAGCTGGACGACCTGCTGCCCGAGGCTTTCGCGGCCGTCCGCGAAGCCTCCTCGCGCACCCTCGGGATGCGCCACTTCGACGTCCAGTTGATGGGCGGCGCCGCCCTGCACCTGGGCAACATCGCCGAAATGAAGACCGGTGAAGGCAAGACCCTGGTGGCCACCGCTCCGGCCTACCTCAATGCGCTCGCAGGCAAGGGCGTGCACGTCATCACCGTGAACGACTACCTCGCCGAATACCAGTCGGACCTGATGGGCCGCGTCTACCGCTTCCTGGGCCTGAGCAGCGGCTGCATCCTGTCCAACCAGGACCCGGCCGTCCGCCGCGAACAGTACGCCTCGGACATCACCTACGGCACCAACAACGAATTCGGCTTCGACTACCTGCGCGACAACATGGCGTGGGACAAGTCCGAGCTGGTCCAGCGCGGCCACCACTTCGCCATCGTCGATGAAGTCGACTCCATCCTGATCGATGAAGCCCGCACCCCGCTGATCATCTCCGGCCCGGCTCAGGGCGACACCAACCGCTGGTACAGCGAATTCGCCAAGGTGGTGCTTCGGCTGCAGCCGGACACCGACTACGAAGTCGATGAGAAGAAGCGCACCGTCGGTGTCCTCGAGGCCGGCATTGAAAAGGTCGAGGACTACCTCGGCATCCACAACCTCTACGAGTCCGCCAACACCCCGCTGATCGGCTTCCTAAACAACGCCATCAAGGCCAAGGAACTCTTCAAGCGGGACAAGGACTACGTCATCCTCGACGGCGAAGTGCTGATCGTGGACGAGCACACCGGCCGCATCCTGGCCGGCCGGCGCTACAACGAGGGCATGCACCAGGCGATCGAAGCCAAAGAAGGCGTCGAGATCAAGGCCGAGAACCAGACCCTCGCCACGGTCACCCTGCAGAACTACTTCCGCATGTACGACAAGCTCGCAGGCATGACCGGCACCGCCGAAACCGAAGCGGCCGAATTCATGAGCACCTACAAGCTCGGCGTCGTCGCGATCCCCACCAACCGGGACATGCAGCGCATCGACCAGCCGGACCTCGTCTACAAGAACGAGGCCGTCAAGTTCGACGCCGTGGTCCGGGACATCGCCGAGCGGCACGAAAAGGGCCAGCCGGTCCTGGTCGGCACCACCAGCGTGGAAAAGAGCGAGTACCTGTCCCGGCTGCTGGCCAAGGAAGGCATCCGCCACGAGGTCCTGAACGCCAAGAACCACGCCCGTGAAGCGTCCATCGTGGCGCAGGCCGGGCGCAAGGGAGCCGTGACAGTCGCGACCAACATGGCCGGCCGCGGTACCGACATCATGCTCGGCGGCAACGCCGAATTCACCGCCGTCGCCGAACTGGCCAAGCGCGGACTGGACCCGGAGGAAAACTCCGAGGAATACGAAGCCGCGTGGCCCGCCGCGTTCGAGGCCGCCAAGCAGTCCGTCAAGGATGAGCACGAGGAAGTCCTGAACCTCGGCGGCCTCTATGTGCTTGGCACCGAGCGGCACGAGTCCCGCCGGATCGACAACCAGCTGCGCGGCCGCTCCGGGCGCCAGGGCGACCCGGGCGAATCCCGCTTCTACCTGTCGCTGACCGATGACCTGATGCGGCTGTTCAACTCCGGCGCTGCCGAGCGGCTCATGAACAGCTCGGTGCCCGACGACGTCGCCCTCGAATCGAAGCTCGTGTCACGCGCCATCGCCTCGGCCCAGGGCCAGGTGGAGGGCCGCAACGCCGAACAGCGCAAGAACGTCCTGAAGTACGACGACGTCCTGAACCGCCAGCGCGAAGCCATCTACGGGGACCGCCGCCGCATCCTCGAGGGCGATGACCTGCACGAAAAGGTCCAGTACTTCCTCGAGGACACGATCACCGCGTTTATCGACGAGGCCACGGCCGAGGGTACGGGCGACGACTGGGACTTCAACCTGCTGTGGTCCAACCTGAAGACCTTGTACCCGGTCAGCTTCACCCCCCGCGACGTGATCGACGAGGCCGGCGGCAAGTCGCGGATTACCGTCGACTTCCTCAAGGAAGAGATCCTCTCCGATGCCCGCCTGGTCTACCAGGCCCGCGAGGAGCTGATCGGCTCCGAGAGCATGCGCGAACTCGAACGGCGTGTGGTCCTCTCCGTGATCGGCCGCAAATGGCAGGAACACCTCTACGAGATGGACTACCTCAAGGAGGGCATCGGCCTGCGGGCGATGGCCCAGCGCGATCCCCTGGTCGAGTACCAGCGCGAGGGTTTCATCATGTTCCAGGCCATGATGGAGGCAATCCGGGAGGAGAGCGTCGGCTTCCTGTTCAACCTGGACGTCGAGGTGACCCCGGCGCAGGACGTTGTGGTGGCCGACGCCGAGGGCCAGCACACGGAACACCGCGACCTGGAGGTCCATGCTGCCGGCCTGGAAGCTCCGGAGAAGCCTGCCCAGCTGCAGTACACGGCACCCGGCGAGGACGGGGCGGCCCAGACCCGCGTCGAGACGAAATCCTCCGGACGCTCCGGCAACCCGGCGAAGGCGGCGCAGGAGTCGCCGCGCCGCGCCAGCAAGAAGAAGCGCCGCTAG
- a CDS encoding winged helix-turn-helix domain-containing protein, whose translation MHASLSLKQARRIALAAQGLDKVRPAAPVSARAVGRTFARLHLVQIDSVNVLSRSHYLPFFSRLGNYDRSILHRMAGTHPRRMMEYWAHEASFIRPEHFRDLVQWQSRKWVGAHDMDPELRSEVAQRVLAALSAGRPLTAAELTARLGHIEDRSKDNWGWNWNAVKRVLEHLFEEGLVSAASRTESFERRYTLTARILAAAPPAGQTVPGAAAPGEAGAPDAAVPGDAAAAMVRLIDAAAQAHGIGTLRCFADYFRTPQRAAAIAVEQLVDAGRLEPVTVAGWNRPLYRHADAVLPRAATGRALLSPFDSLVFERRRLEELFGFHYRIEIYTPEAKRRYGYYVLPLLLRDGIVARVDLKADRASGSLLARASHAEAGAPADTAVELAEELQLMAEWLELDRIVVAPVGDLAPALGQAVAGLHPL comes from the coding sequence GTGCACGCATCGCTGAGCCTCAAGCAGGCGCGGCGGATCGCACTGGCAGCCCAGGGATTGGACAAGGTCCGGCCCGCCGCACCCGTGAGCGCACGGGCGGTGGGCCGTACCTTTGCCCGCCTGCACCTGGTCCAGATCGATTCCGTCAACGTGCTCTCGCGCAGCCACTACCTGCCGTTCTTCTCCAGGCTGGGGAACTACGACCGGTCCATCCTGCACCGCATGGCGGGGACACACCCCCGCCGGATGATGGAGTACTGGGCCCATGAGGCCAGTTTTATCCGGCCCGAGCATTTCCGGGACCTCGTCCAGTGGCAAAGCCGCAAGTGGGTCGGCGCGCACGACATGGACCCGGAGCTGCGCAGCGAGGTGGCGCAGCGGGTGCTGGCCGCACTGAGCGCGGGCCGGCCGCTGACCGCAGCCGAACTAACGGCCAGGCTGGGCCATATCGAGGACCGGTCGAAGGACAACTGGGGGTGGAACTGGAACGCGGTCAAGCGGGTCCTGGAACACCTCTTTGAAGAAGGGCTCGTCTCGGCCGCGTCCCGGACGGAATCCTTTGAACGCCGCTATACGCTGACCGCCAGGATTCTGGCCGCCGCGCCGCCGGCGGGCCAGACGGTGCCCGGGGCGGCGGCGCCTGGTGAGGCAGGTGCGCCGGATGCCGCGGTGCCGGGTGATGCCGCGGCCGCCATGGTCCGGCTGATCGACGCCGCGGCGCAGGCCCACGGGATCGGCACCCTGCGGTGCTTCGCGGATTACTTCAGGACCCCGCAGCGCGCCGCCGCCATCGCGGTGGAGCAGCTCGTGGACGCCGGCCGGCTGGAGCCGGTCACCGTGGCAGGCTGGAACAGGCCGCTCTACCGCCACGCCGACGCCGTGCTGCCGCGCGCCGCCACCGGCCGTGCGCTGCTGAGCCCGTTCGATTCCCTGGTCTTCGAACGCCGCAGGCTGGAGGAACTCTTCGGCTTCCACTACCGGATCGAGATCTATACCCCCGAAGCCAAACGCCGCTACGGCTACTACGTGCTGCCGTTGCTGCTCCGCGACGGGATCGTGGCCCGCGTCGACCTGAAGGCGGACCGCGCAAGCGGCAGCCTGCTCGCCCGGGCCAGCCACGCCGAGGCCGGCGCGCCCGCCGACACCGCCGTCGAACTCGCCGAAGAACTGCAGCTCATGGCAGAGTGGTTGGAGCTGGACCGGATCGTAGTCGCCCCCGTGGGGGACCTGGCGCCCGCCCTCGGGCAGGCCGTGGCCGGCCTGCATCCGCTCTGA